A region from the Aegilops tauschii subsp. strangulata cultivar AL8/78 chromosome 5, Aet v6.0, whole genome shotgun sequence genome encodes:
- the LOC109755499 gene encoding uncharacterized protein — MTKKNKTYYLLDGEEEPTRHIHGNCIGKVMFLTAVARPRWDSEGNVTFSGKIGIWPFVKEVPAQRRSDNRPRGTIETKSIKVDRKVMREFLIEKVLPAIQAVWPESNAGQTIYIQQDNAKPHILPDDPEFLAAVAKTGLDIRIIQQPANSPDSNVLDLGFFNSLQSLTDCLSPKTLQDLIMGVLEEFEGYEVYKLNRIFLTLQTCMIEILNHAGGNEYKTPHVNKERLEGLGQLPPRLHALERFTQMPYTI; from the coding sequence ATGACGAAGAAAAATAAGACCTACTATCTGTTGGATGGGGAGGAAGAGCCTACGAGGCATATACATGGAAACTGTATTGGCAAGGTGATGTTCTTGACGGCCGTTGCTAGGCCAAGGTGGGATAGTGAAGGAAACGTGACCTTCTCTGGCAAAATCGGTATCTGGCCATTCGTGAAAGAAGTTCCTGCTCAGAGGAGAAGTGATAACAGGCCCAGAGGTACAATAGAGACAAAGTCAATAAAGGTCGATAGAAAAGTGATGAGGGAGTTCCTGATAGAGAAGGTCTTGCCAGCGATACAGGCCGTTTGGCCCGAAAGTAATGCTGGACAGACCATCTACATTCAGCAGGATAATGCTAAGCCCCATATCTTGCCAGATGACCCAGAATTTCTAGCCGCTGTTGCAAAAACTGGACTTGACATCAGAATAATACAACAGCCCGCCAACAGTCCTGATTCGAATGTGCTTGACCTCGGTTTTTTCAACTCGCTGCAATCCCTAACAGATTGTCTGAGTCCTAAAACACTACAAGACCTTATTATGGGTGTTTTGGAGGAATTTGAAGGCTATGAGGTTTACAAGCTCAACAGAATTTTCCTAACTCTGCAGACATGCATGATTGAGATCTTGAACCACGCAGGGGGCAATGAGTATAAAACACCACATGTGAACAAAGAAAGGCTTGAGGGTCTTGGGCAGCTACCTCCAAGACTTCATGCCCTCGAGAGGTTTACGCAAATGCCCTACACAATCTAG